The sequence below is a genomic window from Lolium perenne isolate Kyuss_39 chromosome 7, Kyuss_2.0, whole genome shotgun sequence.
atctcctctcttagatccctcaagaatgagcaagaatcatgggggaagacaagagagagagcaagttcttcaaatgcaacaacggaggagagagaataggaagaactaacttgctcaaggtggaagaagggctatttatagctagggagcaaataaaaccgttggggaaaaaaaACAAGTCAAGATGCGCAGGAAAAACGACCCAGTCGGCGCACAGGCCGACCGACCGGACCTggagccggccaggccggtcaccAGTCCGGCCGGACCGGGCCACAGGCCGGTCGGGGCGGGAGCGAGCCGGGGGAGGCGGCAGATAGCGCGGGGCGCTCAGGGGCGCGGCCGGCGGGGCGTCCGGCCGGGCCGGGTTGGCGCCGGGTGGGCCGGTCGGCGATCGGCACTGGGCCGGACCAGGTCGGGGCGCCACGGTATGTCGCCTGGTCGGCGTCAGCGCCCGGGACGGTtccggccgggtgggccggcgtgtgggccggtcaggccggtcggccggccggcaGCCCCCccccttttttatttttcttttctttttattcttttctcctttttcctttttattaataattaatgctcccgaactccgattcgaatgaaaccaattttgttggaaatatggagactcctcacagaacattttagatgattttagagagggagtctcccaccgtcaagaaacggtgaagacgtccaaactcgaaaacgcaatagaagatgcatgcggattccgttttcgatgaacttgggcttgttgtaaagctagcaacaagctcaagaacctcacacagagaaacaccaagaagcaataagaatatacaaagtatgcaaaggattgagctccgtaagacgatgtgatcaagttacccaaccgaaagcccctcttgatagtgcggctatctatcctataatccggtctcccaacaaccacctcaagaccggtaaaaggaaaacctagcaaggccatacatttgccttgcgcatcccgcttgatcttgatgatagctcttcacgctccactcaagccggaatgcctcacttgatcatcgtcgcttcgtgtagactcacaaatgctcccccatacaccatgatgggaaagctctattgatgcacatcttcacatgtccattatcaccaaatggacggcaagcttcaagcatgtgattcacttcaagatgctcatcttgaacttgcccgactcaaccttgtatcttctcatactctatcatGCTATCTTGAGATgtatataaagaattcttcacttggaatcaaggtctcaagatcttgatcatccattgcttatcacataagatagagtatggctaatattgagttccacataagaacttcatcttcattttttcttcttgatcatatcacatatatatcttcaaatcgatgatcttgatgccaatacacaagatgtatctttatttacatggcatccatacttgaatccaacacatggaatacaagtagaacctatggaatattccttcatataaactcaatgaaaacattagtccataggggttgtcattaattaccaaaaccacacataggggtaaTGTACCCTTACACTTATTATTAAAACCAAATAAATGCGAAAATCTACATGCATCAAGCATTAAAATACATAAAGAGTAGGCCACAATTAACAAATAAAACTAGATAAGATTTGCTACTAATGAATCTGGTTATGCCCAGCCAATTCTCACTGATGGTCAGTCAAATACTTCTGGAGATGTTTGAAAAATGCTGACTTGAACACTCATATTTGGGAACTCCTTCCAGGTATTTTCCCTAGGGTTTGACTGAACCAACTCACCGTGAAACTTCCATCCATTTTCATTGCGGTCATCATGACGCTCTATCTCGacgatcatgttatgcatgattacacaacAGGTCATCACCTCATGATGGTATGAAGATACCATGTTCTAGTTGGGTGACGAAGAATAGCCCACCGAGCTTCGAGCACACCAAAAATCAGCTCCACATCTTTcgtgcaagcctcttgcatcttggcaaatcTCTTATCTTTTTTTGTTTGAGGATTATGAATTGTCTTCACTAGTGTGGCTAGTCAGGATAAATGCCATTATCAAAATATTATGGCTTGTCATCTATATTGCCATTGATCAGTGCACATGGATGTCATTGTGGGAACCGATCGTGTCAAaaaaaagagtgccaaatccacaaATATTGCGATACCACGCCCTCTAGAATAACAGTGCATCCCTCGGAATGACCGTTGTACTAACACTGCCATGCAAATGGACATATCTTCCGCTGTCAATGCGTGCAATTGATGCTACCGATAATGCCCGGCAACCTCTAGCCCCATTTATCGGCAACAGTCGTCTAGTGCCCTTAACAGTTGGGGCTCTCAAGTACAGTTCTCCAAACACCCTATTCAAGGCTCGACAAAACTGGTACATGGATTCACGGCATGTACTCTCACTCATTCGTAGGTACTCGTAAAAGATATCACCATGCGTTCCATATAAAAGCATGCGAATAACTGCAGAGCATTTCTGGTAAGAGGTGAAGCCTAACTTACCAGTGGCATCGGACCTGTattggaagtaggggtcgtagtctctgacgccccgtagaatgaccataAACACGTCTCTTGACATCCGGTACCAGATCCGGAACATGTTCTGTCGTACACAAGATCAGTGAGGTGGAAGTCGTTTTTGTAGAGCCAGGCATGCCCACCGACTCGGTTGCGTGGCATCTTGCCCTGGTGGCCCTTCATCGAGCCCCGGTACACCGGCATTTGTTTTTCATGGGCCTTGTGGAGGATGAAGGCTGCGGCAACCATGAACTGCGACGTCTCATCGGACTCTTCGTCGGAAGATTTGTAAATGCATTCCCTGTGTAGCCTCTCGAGTGATTGCATGATGTCCATCTACGAGGCACCAACAGGCAACAATGCATCAATAGTGAGTCAAGTTGGCACAGAATGTCCGGAAATGGCATCTGAAAAGTGCACCGGCTCATACCGGCAATTTATCGAACATGTCCTGAGCGTCGAGGCCGGCTGGCTCTCCTTGCAGATGCGCGGCCTACAAGGATGCGAGCAACGCGGGCAGGACCACTCCACTACCCTAGATCCGAGCATAGACTGAGGAGGAGGCATGGCACAGAGAGACCTGGTCGACTACGGTGGTGTGGCGCGACGGCGGTGGGGTGGCGGCGTCGCCATAGGGATCCAAAGAAGGGCCAGGGCGCGAGTGGACGTTGTTCTATTTCGATGTCCCTGGCATGCGGGGTTGGCTAGGAATACAAGATCACGAAACGCGTCTGCGCAGCGCAAATTTGGGGCGAGTTTACATTTCCGCGGAGAGGATTGATATTTTGTGTCGAGCCGCTGAGTACAGACCCATTTTTCGACCGTGTGGACACTTTGCATCCATTTAGGAGAAAATATCATGTAGTTGAGCATTGAAGAATTGATACTGGACCAAAATCAATTTGCTAGAAAATGCGTGAGGGTTTAATATGCAGCTAGGATTTCCGACAAGATGTTACTGATTCTGGCACAAACTATGCACTTTCTTTTGGCAAAATATTGGAGGTGAAGTTTCGGTTCCAGGGTGGCGTATGAATCTATCGTAAAAAATGCATAGAAACCAAATTTTAAGATATCAAAAAATATCTGCATACATCTAGATATTATGTTGGAATATAAGTtttcaagaaaaagaaaaacatttTACTTGGGCTATGAAAAAAATATATAGAATGTCCCTTAAATACTTATGTTGGagcatcaaaatttatctttttaCATGAGTAAAAAATCTCTTCTTTAATCTCTTGGGTTGAGCGCTAGCATAAACTCGATCATTGGGCCTCTCATTTTGTCTGTGTCATTGGTATTTGGGTTTTTGGTTATTTCGGTTAGTTAGGGGTCAAAATCGCATTTAAATTGATAAATTTGGTTTATCACATTTACAATCCAAAATTAGTGTTGGTTAATTCAGTTTCTGTGCATTAGTTTCTGGTTAATTCGGGTTTGGCGTTTGTTTTCGCTTTTTATGCCCACCCCCATACACATGTGCATTTTCATTTTTCGACCGCGTGGACACTTTGCATCCGTTTAGGTCAGGCCGCTGAAGATCCTTAGGAGAAAATATCATGTAGTTGAGCATTGAAGAACTAAACtgataatcaaaccctagtttcctGGCCGTCAGTCGCGCGTGAATCTCCTGCCTCCTTGTCGTTCTTCCCCTCTGCCACCGCATGCTCCCGCGCTCGCTTCTCCACCCTTGGTTCGCGCCACTAGCAGGATTCCTACGAGCCTTCCTTCCTCGCGGGCGCCTCCGTCTGAGAGTTGACCTCAATCAGCCACTGCCTTGGCCGCCACGAGGAGGCAACCAACCTCCTCCACGTGCGCCCACTCGCGCGAGATCTACACGGACGCTTATAGATGGCAGCGTTGGTCTCCTCGCAGACTTGATCCCGGATCCGCTGGTCACACTATGAGTTCAAAGACGCCatgatcgccgcctgctccgggttaCCCTCAAATTGCTCCTTGGCACCCCACTCCGCCTGCTCCTACGTGACCCCAGCATCCGCGTCTGCTATGAACGCCGTGTTCCACTCGTTGAACTCGAAGTCTTTGGAGAAGTCATCCAAGTTGAAGTCCAGCAGCTTGAACTCGTCATCGGGCTGCGGCGAGGCCACGGGCTCGGGCTGCGGTGGTGGCAGCGACGACCCATTGGTGTGGTGTTGTTCTAGCCTAGCATCAAGTAGGTGGTGGCGAGCCAGTGTTGCATTGTTGAGTGTGTGGAAGGAGTTCATCAGTGGTGTGGAGGCTAGTACGGCGAAGATGAGCAGAAATGATGCTAAATAGGCGGAGAGGGTCGATGGGGCATTTATAGTGGCGGTATCCAAGGTGCGTTCGTGTGGGGAAACAATGTGTTCATTAAAGATGACGACCCAGCTCTGAGCATCCGAGGCGCCCCATTAAAGAACAAGCCGCTAGTCGAGTCACTGCCATACCGCCCCCGTCCGTAAAATCTGAAGTGGAGCGGCGCACCCGTTTCACACCCAATCGGTAGGGGCCAGCAAGAGATTGCCAGTGATTTTATTGGGCTCGAAAACCCACCATCTATTTTTGCTGTTAGCAAAAAAAAAGCACTAACCCTAATACGGCTATAAGAGCACTGGAGCACTATGGGGCATGCCCGTGAAGATGCTCTTAACACCACGAGTGTGCCTCAACGCCATTATTATTGAAGCTTGAAGGGAGAGATCAACGCCAAAGGATTTGGCACACACCCTGGTTGAGTTGTTTCATTTTCTAGGACTATTCCATTTTCTTGGGGAGAATACCATTTTATTTTGTACTCATTAATTATATTGACATTACTAATTCCTTGTCGCCTTGTAGATTATAGAATTGCGTCGTGATTCGTGTTAGTCATGCGTTACAACATGAGTTGTGGTTGAGATTTCTTCATTCACATATTAGATTGCAACTGAAAATTCGGGAGACTAGTGGATTGCTTTCATTCGTGCAGTTATGCGTTGAAACATGGGTTGCAACTGATATTCCATAACATCACCCAACTGAGAATTATATTGTGTGAACTATTATCCGTGTCAACATTTGTTGTACTAGAGAGAGATTAATAATACAGATACGCCCCCAATTCGAATATGGTCTCCATTTATGGGTATGCCCTCACATGTGGTGATGGAGATGGACAGTTTGGAGGTAGTTAACCTCTGGTCTTTGCGCCAGGATGATCGTTCCATCGTGGCGCCTATCTTAGATGAAGTTGGGGAGCTGGTTTCTGATTTTGTGTCGTTCTCAGTTCAGCATGTTAGGCGTTCGGCAAATAATTCTGCTCATGTATGTGCGAGACTAGCTTGTACACTTGATCAAACCTGTAGCTGGCTTGATGAAAATCCTAGTTTCTTGTCCAGCAGCCTAAGGGCTGATTGTATTGGAAACCATATTTAATAAAGCTCCCGATAttctatgcaaaaaaaaaaaaaaactttttcTTTCATCGTATTAGAGTGGAGATCATTCATTCTggttaggctggtcatagtgcatagtattatatagtagtatcatgcatatgatatttgtctatgatactatctattagtggatgatactcccaataCTAATATGGTATTATAGTAGTATAATGTATATGGTATTGTAGAATAGTACcataatcttctaaatttattgttttgtagaattcCAATACAAATATGTGTATAAAATCTATTTGACATTAAGTTTTCTCGTAACATGGCTATGATATAACATCCACCTATGTTACTACGTACTCTAATCatatctctcctctttaattagatgccacatcaacatttttgtggtcctaagagcatctccaccggcagctcccaaatagtcgccggcaggggcgacggcacaacatcctctatttgggggtgctactcccacaccggcgcccccataCGCCAACCCCGATAGATTTTGTAATTTAAAATGATATTTAAAAACcaaaattcatacgaaatttatacaaaattaactcgaatttaaacataactaaaacttaaacttaatcctgatctactggttgtcggttgggacgctcgatggtcctgcctcgtcatcgttcttcgccattgccgcctACGTCTGTGCCCACTTCTCCCGTCCCTTGCTTCgtgcatctggcggtggagcatggcggccagCGTCGGAGGAGCTTGCCagcggcgctgtccccgcgcttccagcctttcccgagaagcttcgatctcggcgcgcctcgcctgctcgcgggcgaacgcctcatagtggcgatgagcgttgagctctgcgagcttctgtcgctccgcctccatgaggaggcgtaccgcctcctccgtggccgctcgctggcgtgagatctcgaggacgtgctcgaggttcacgtcgttgacgaactcgcgctcctcctccttcaACCGCTGGTAGTGTTGCGCAttcagcgacgcgaggatcgccgcctgctctgGGTGGGCGGGGGCCTGCGGTGGCTCACCCCACTGCgccacctcctccgccgcctctgcTTCCGCGTCTGCGACGTAGACTTCGTGCCGCGCCGTGGaccgtgggtcctcgtcctcgtcggagctgtACTCCGCATCGGGCTGTgactccggctccggctgcgactgcggtggtggtggacgcagcgcgcggccgttgaggccaagcatcgagtaggtggtcttcagacggcgcAGCATTTTGAGGTgtagaggagagaatggagcggcagcggtgatggagatgacaGGATAGCACCGTGGTGGTGGATGGCGTACGTACTATATAGCGGTGGCAACTACCcacatttacggcggcgtaggcgactggacgccgcgtggccagtcgctgccctcgtggccgcctcggtttccgcatgggagaccattaaacgccaccaaccttcccgcgttgcAGCCGATGCGAACtgtcgcgtcctctcgctgacaaggcgtcTCCACCCGCGAAAATCGTCGTTCCgccgaggcgccggcgcgcccgattcgcgcccttggcgaaggggctgACACGGTGCTGCCGACGATTCTACTGGGCTCGAAAACTAGCCAGCACCATTTGGGACGCACCGGTACGAGCCCAAAAACAACGCCGCCCTCAAATCGCTATCGggaccgccggtggagatgctctaagatgcATGATACTTCCTATAGTACCAACACTATGGCCGGCCTTATTGGTCTATTTGTCAGGACCGGGATTATTTAAGTGGTGTGAACTTTTGGACCCAAGGTAGTATTACTGCCACAATATTGCACTATAGTTTACGCACAATAATTATCAATCACCTGGTGAGTAAATTTCTCCAACATGCTCTCATTGCAGTTGATTAATTTTCATCGATGGGAGTACTATTGAAGATTTCGTCTCCATTTTGTTCCGGCTGTGCCGGAGAGGTGGATGACAAGACCTCCATTGTTGATCATCAGATCTAACAACGGGGACCGTTTGAGCATGAGCTCAGTTAATGCTATTCGATATGTAATGCTCGGTGCTCACAAACCTCAACGTATGGAGCATAAAGAAGAACTTTGAAGATTGCGATTGCAACAAGTTCAAGCCCGGGATGTTGCCGGATAAACCGTTGTTTCACTCCAATTATAGTCTTCGTATCATCGCCATCTAGAACTTGTTCTATGCAGCCCTCTGCTTGCTCTTGCTCCTTAGTGAGCCTTGTAATCTTGCACTGTGGCCGTATATctttgtgttcaaaaaaagattgctttggTGAAAGGATTAGAATGCGTAGCAAATTCGGCAAGTGAGTTTTGAAACTTGTTATTCAAAAGAGAATTTGGTGAAGAAACAAGTGCCAAATCTGGAGAGCAAAGTAGTAAATTTGAAACATCCTACGTTGATAATTGAAAGAAGCGCCGACATGCATGACATGAATAAAATTAACTGGCACTCCAGCCCAAATGTTGAGTAAAAGGAGTACTAATCATCACAAATGTCTGTCTGCTTCCGTTGATTCATTACAGATCCATAAACTCGTAAACCATAGTTCTGCTTAACGCTACGAGATCACGAAGACACGAACGCACTAGCACTTAAGGTAGAAGGTAGAGTTTGCAGGAACCACGCCGTGCGTCCATTACCTCAGTCCTCGTCAGAGGCGTAGTCAGAGGTGTAGTCCTCGGCAGCGGTAAGGCAGTGTGCAGGAGGGTAGTCGCCGGTGAGGAGCTTCCGGCCGATCTCGAAGGAGGCGAAGGCGTCGATGCAGGCGTAGTTGATCTGCTCGTCCGATAGGCGGTAGGCGTCCCACGGGCCCACCCTCACCTTCTGTGGCTTCTCGATGTTGGCCCCCAAGACGGCGCTCGCGATGCCCTTGAGCCCGGCCTTGGCGAGCTCCGGCCTATGCATCCCTCCAGCAGCAAGGCCGCGCAGGTCGATGGTGTTGGCCACCTGGAGGTGGTGGTCTTTGCTGAGGAGGTTGGCGTCCCCCTGCACGGCGACGCCGACGAAACGGAAGCTGCGGTCGGCCAGGAACTCCGCCAGGGCGTCGGGGATGTAGTCGGCGTGGAGGAGCTGGAAGATGAGGCAGCGGCGGCCGACGCAGAGCTGCAGGAGCGCCACGGGGTTCTGCACGCGGCTGAAGCTGGTGCGCCACTCCACGTCCAGGCCGACGATGAGCTTGTGGTAGACCCAGCGGTACATGTAGCGGATCTCCCGGAGCCAGCGCTTGACGGCGGTGCCGGAGGAAGTGACGGTGGTCTTGATGCTGTGCCCCTGAAAGGCGACATACGTGACGTACGTCTCGGTCGCCATTGGCTGATGCTCCTTGCGAGCTAGCGAAGACGATGAGGGAAGTAGGATACTGGAAAGATGGATAGGATCGGTGGGGTGAAGAGGAAGGAAGACAAGAACGGCGTCGAGAAGCACAGCGTGGGGCGAGGGGTATTGTTATGAGATATCTTAACGTAGAAGTCCTTAACCTATTGAATACTCAAGCAAAAGTATCCAAATCGAGATACTGTATACTGACAACTAGTGGTACACACacctagggtgtgtttggtagaccgGGGCAACAGAGAATCACTATCTCCACTCATACATGTTGCCCTTATACAAGCTCAGCTCAGATTTTGTCCCTTGTTTGTTAGCCCGgttgtggtgaaacaagttggacTGAGATGTTGTTTGGTGAAACAATCTAGACTGAGATTTTCTCCCACGTTTTTTTTACAAAGAGGTCCTGGGACAGAAAAGGAAAAAGCAACCGGGTCCTTCCATAGAAAAacaaaaagcaatcgggtccctgtTCATCGGCGCCGCTCACGTCCGCCAGTAgcacgtcgtcgccgtcgtccctGGCCGTGCTCCTgcgcgtcgtcgccgtcgtccctGGCCGCTCGGAGAAGCCCGTCGTCCGGCGCTGGCCGGCGCAAGGGCGCACTCCCGCCGCGCCGCGCTGTGGCCATCGTGCGCTTCCGTGTACCCGACGATGACGTGCAGGCGGAAGAGCTGCAGCACGCGCGTGGTGTTCCGGCCGGCGGCGGGGGCGTACAGGCTCGGCGGCGTCCAGGGACGGGCGGCGGCGCTCCAGGGCGTGGTTGGCGACGAGGCCCCTGGCGGCGGCGCGAGGcccctggcggcggcggcgcgaggccCCTGGCGGCGGCGCGAGTCACTGGAGGCGGCGTGAGCCCCTGGCGGCGGCGCGAGTCCctggaggcggcgcgggagggCGTGGCTGGCGGCGCGGGAGGGCGTGGTTGTGCCGGCCAGTAGAGGAGGTTGTGCCTGGCGTTGAGGAGGAGACACGAGAGAAGGTGGAGGGGGGAAATGAGGCCGTCGGGTGGGGGTCTGGGGGCCTCGCGGGACGGGCGAACAGTGTTTTGCGGGACGAGTTCATCCCGGATGAGTAgcgaagctcgatttgagcttcgcTCTCGGGCAGGGCTCTCGTCCGTTTTTCGTATGAGCTGGGTAGTGGGGAGTTGACCCGAGCCGACCTAACAAACAACTTCTCTCAGCAAAAGGTGGGATGGGGAGGGAAAATCTGAGCTCCCCCAGTCTACCAAACACGCCCCTAGTGTTTTCTTGATGTCGCCTTTGAATTTGTAAACGGAAACAAGAGGGGTTTTTCTGAAAGAGAGCGCTGGAAACTTGTATGCCCTCCTGCTTCCTTGCTGCTCTGATACTGTAGCTGTG
It includes:
- the LOC127314824 gene encoding uncharacterized protein; amino-acid sequence: MATETYVTYVAFQGHSIKTTVTSSGTAVKRWLREIRYMYRWVYHKLIVGLDVEWRTSFSRVQNPVALLQLCVGRRCLIFQLLHADYIPDALAEFLADRSFRFVGVAVQGDANLLSKDHHLQVANTIDLRGLAAGGMHRPELAKAGLKGIASAVLGANIEKPQKVRVGPWDAYRLSDEQINYACIDAFASFEIGRKLLTGDYPPAHCLTAAEDYTSDYASDED